In Gemmatimonadota bacterium, the sequence GATGAGCGCCTGATCGCCGCCACTCGCTGCCCCGGAGGCCGGGCCTGAGTCCGCGCGACTGTTCATGCGTGAACTATATGGGTAAGTGGGAGCGGATGCAAGGGGGGAGGAGCAGTGGCGCGTGGCCAGCTCCAGGGCGATCTCCGCCGGACCCTTACTTCCGGGGTGGAGACCTGCAGAGGGAATGTCCCCTGGAGCGGACCGCGCAGCCTGGGGATGGGCAGGAGGCGTACCAGAATCGCCTCCTCCGGCTAACCTCAAGCAATAAAACGGGATAGACTATCGCGCCGGACCCAGCCCGGTGCCCGGTGCGCCCCGCCGCGGCGGTGAGGGTGCGACAGGGGAGGCAGAACGAGGCGGTGGGGCGGTAGGGCGGTAGGGCGGTAGGGCGGTAGGGCGGTAGGGCGGTAGGGCGGTAGGGCGGTAGCGAGGCTGTGGTGGCGGGAGGATTCCGGGATAGCTTACGTGGCCCGACCAGACCGTCGAACCCCCGAACCGCCGAACCGCCCATGCACCGCCGCCTCTTCCTCCGCCGCACCAGCCAGGCCGCCCTGGCCCTCGGGCTCCTCCCCCAGCTCAGCGCCTGCGGCAAGGAGGGACCGACCGGGAACGACGCCCCGCTGGTGACGCTCCGCGACCGCTACTTCCTCAAGGCGCTCGAGCTCAACCCGGTCACCGCCACCTACCTGGGCGGCGACGCCTACGACGCCTCGCTGGTCCGCATCAACGGCCGGCTGCGCGACTGGCGCCCCGAGGCGCTCGAGGCGGAGCGGCGGTTCTACGAGGAGATCGAGGCTGAACGCCAGCGGCTCGACCTGGCCACCCTCTCCCCCGCCGCCCGGGTGGACCACGCGGTGCTCGGCGCGCAGCTGGCCTTCCTGCTGCGGCAGCAGGGCACCTGGCGCTCCCACGAACGCTGCATCGACACCTACGTGGCCGAGCCGTTCCGCGGGGTCGACTGGCAGATCCAGGGGATGACGGAGGTCGGCGACTCGGCGGCTCGGCGGGCCGGCGATGCGCCGGGAGGCGTGCCGCAGGACCGCGGCACCGAGCTCGAGTGGCAGATGGTGGTGAACCGGCTGGCGGCGATCCCGCCGTACCTCGAGGCGGCGCGCGCCAACCTGGCGGCCGGGGTGAAGGCCGGCAACGCCCCGACCACCGGATGATCGAACGCGACGGGGTGAACGGCGCCAAGGCCAACGCGGAATACTTCCGGAAGACGCTCCCCGAGCTGGCCAGGGGGTACCTCGGCGCCCGGCCGTTCGCGGGCGGGATGCTCACCGAGGTGACCGCCGCCGGGCGCGCCGCCGCCGACGCCTGGGAGAGCTTCGCCGGCTTCCTGCTCAGCACCTACGACGCCAACGACGTGGCCGACCGCTTTGCCCTGGGCGAGGCGGAGTACGCCTGGCGGGTGAAGCAGTGCCTCGGCCTCGACCGGAACCTCGAGGACCTCTTCGCCTACGGCGCGGACCAGACCGCCGCGTACGAGAAGCAGCTGTTCGAGGTGGCGGAACAGGTGGCGCGGGACGCGGGACTCGCGCTGGCGTGGAGCGGCGACGCCGCCCGGCGGGTCTCCGCCCGGGCCGTGATGGACCACCTGTCCACGGACTCCCCGCGGGACGACGACGAGCTCTTTGCCTGGTACCGCGAGGCCGGGGAGCGGGCGGTGGCGTACGGCCGCGCGCAGCAGCTGTTCGACATCCCCGAGGACTACCGGCTGGAGGTGACTCCCACGCCGCCGGTGCTGCGCTCCACCATCGACGCCGCGTACTACCCCGCCCCACCATTCAAGCAGAGCGGCGTGGGCCGGTTCTACCTCTCCCCCACCGGCAACGACCCGGCGGCGCTCCGGCTCAACAACCGCGCCTCGGTGGCCACCACCGCGGTGCACGAGGGCTTCCCCGGCCACGACTGGCATTACAAGTACATGACCCGCCACGCCGCCGAGATCAGCAACCTGCGGTGGTTCACCCCGGGAGCGGTGGAGGACTCCGCCTCGATGTGGCAGGACTCGATGGCCTCCGAGGGATGGGGGCTGTACAGCGAGGAGCTGATGGCGGAGCCGATGGACGGGAAGCCGTACGGCTTCTACACCGCGGCGGAACGGCTGTACGAGCTGCAGGGCCAGCTGCTGCGCGCGGTGCGGGTCCGGGTGGACGTGGGGATCCACACCGGGCGGATGACCTTCGACGAGGCGGTGCGGTACTACGCCGAGCACGTGGAGCTCTACCCCGGCGCCCCGGAGGCCGCGGCGAAGGACCCGCAGGCCCGGGCCATCGTGGAGAGCGCCACCCGCGCCATCTACCGCTACTCCAAGTGGCCCACCCAGGCGATCACCTACAACCTGGGCAAGAACGCGATCATCCAGCTGCGCGAGGAGCTGCGCACGCAGCAGGGCGAGAAGTTCTCCGCCCGGGACTTCCACGAGCGGCTGCTGCGGTTCGGGACGATCCCGGCGGGGTACGTGCGGGACGTGATGCTGGGAGGGTGAGGAACCAACGGGGAAGAGGGAAAAGGGAAGCGGGAAGAGGGAAGAGGGAAGAGGAAGCCCCGGCCCGCCCGGCCTGTCATCCCGAGGAGCGTAGCGACGAGGGATCCCTGCGGGTCCGGCCTGGGCTGCAAGGGATCCCTCGGGCCTGCGGCCCTCGGGATGACGGCCGGTGGGGTCGGGTCCCTTCCCCCGTTCCCCCGTTCCCTCGTTCCGCTTCCCGCTTCCCCGCCGTTCCACTATCCGAATCCCATCCCGTGCTTACCTCTGGCACGCCACCTGCCGATAGGAAAGGCAGGACGGAAGCCGGGAGGGCATGATGCCGTCAGCATGGGATGCGGAACCGAGCGGGGACGAGGGCTGGAGCGATCGTGAGGCGTGGCGTGGCGATCTCCACCTCGATGGCAGCGACAGCTGGCGCCGGGAAGCGGGCGAGGGCTGGGTATGGGCGGGGGATGAGAGCGACCTGGTGGGTCTCGACCTGAGCGAGCTC encodes:
- a CDS encoding DUF885 domain-containing protein is translated as MIERDGVNGAKANAEYFRKTLPELARGYLGARPFAGGMLTEVTAAGRAAADAWESFAGFLLSTYDANDVADRFALGEAEYAWRVKQCLGLDRNLEDLFAYGADQTAAYEKQLFEVAEQVARDAGLALAWSGDAARRVSARAVMDHLSTDSPRDDDELFAWYREAGERAVAYGRAQQLFDIPEDYRLEVTPTPPVLRSTIDAAYYPAPPFKQSGVGRFYLSPTGNDPAALRLNNRASVATTAVHEGFPGHDWHYKYMTRHAAEISNLRWFTPGAVEDSASMWQDSMASEGWGLYSEELMAEPMDGKPYGFYTAAERLYELQGQLLRAVRVRVDVGIHTGRMTFDEAVRYYAEHVELYPGAPEAAAKDPQARAIVESATRAIYRYSKWPTQAITYNLGKNAIIQLREELRTQQGEKFSARDFHERLLRFGTIPAGYVRDVMLGG
- a CDS encoding DUF885 family protein codes for the protein MHRRLFLRRTSQAALALGLLPQLSACGKEGPTGNDAPLVTLRDRYFLKALELNPVTATYLGGDAYDASLVRINGRLRDWRPEALEAERRFYEEIEAERQRLDLATLSPAARVDHAVLGAQLAFLLRQQGTWRSHERCIDTYVAEPFRGVDWQIQGMTEVGDSAARRAGDAPGGVPQDRGTELEWQMVVNRLAAIPPYLEAARANLAAGVKAGNAPTTG